The nucleotide sequence AAATATGGTCAGTTTATATGAACTTTTATATGTATAACTATCTTCCCACTTTTCCCATTTTCTTGCTATTAGTCTACCAATGCAAAGCCTCTTTTCTAAATTtcatattaaaacaaaaattaggttttgtaaaattaaaaataaataataaaataaaaaaaaccgaaaccgtaccgaaaccaaaaaaaaaaaatctaactaaACCGAACGAAACCGAACCCATCCTAACCTCACCTTGAATTAAACATTATAAGACCAAAAAATTAGATGACCAAACAACTTCAAACTcattttaatttaatgtttttCAGAGATGATTTTCAAAGATTGACCTAAAAATAGATGAgtcaaattatttaaaaaaagtttcaaaatagaaaagaGAGTCGAGAGTTAAACAAGAAGGtccaaatgaaaattttgttagCATTTCCCTTTATTATATTAATGGACCAATATTATGAATGATTTGCGACTATTTTATACTGTGACTCTGTTTCTAATACTTTTCTTTAATGCACAAAGGCTTGTAAAAAGAAAttcgtaaaataaaaataataataataattatgctAAGGAGACTTTTTTTAAAAGTGAGATTTTCTATGAACTCTCTGTTACTTTATGTTTTCAGCACAATTATcgtgtcaacattataaaacattgtgcaaaaaaCACGAGATGACAAAAAAAAGTTTCACTTTCAGAAAGTCTTCTTAACACTTCTCGAACGCTTTTAATTCGAGTTTGTTACCTAAACTCACCAAAAATGTCAAGAGTGGAGGTCAAAAGATTACCAAAACCACACAAATATATAAACCTCAACAAATCCTCCAATTTCCAACTACTCTTCTCCTCTCCCGTTACCCATTTTCCAAACCATATAAAACTGTGAGACAATAGCATGTCCATACCCAACCTCCATCATGGCTCGCAACCTTCTTTTGACACACTCTCTGCCGAGCACATTTCAAGTCGCCCTAGCCGCGATCACCCTCGCATTTTGTGCCATGGCATTGCTAATGTGTGCTTCTCATTCGCATAGCTGGCACCGCCGTTGGATCGCTTGCACTGAATTTTTTGACGATGATCCTGTTATCCAACACATTCAGCCTGGAAACTATGATGCAAGTGTGGATAGTGATGAGCAGGAAGAGGACCCGGTCTGGCAGAAGAACATACTCATGGGTGGAAAGTGCCAGCTACCGGATTTTTCGGGTGTCATAATCTACGACGCTGAGGGGAACATCGTCCAGCCTGACAAGACTCCTCGTTTAACCTGGAAGTAAACAAGAACAAAGTGCCAGCGTCCAACTCTGTTTCAAGTTCATGATCGTGCCACCGGAATTTCTTCTCTTCAATGCCTCCTTCTTCacagtttttcttttcttttcgttCAAATTAGTGCCCACTTTCACAAGTTTTAAATCATCTTATGATATCGATTGTATTACGTGATAACTTGTAACACAAATCTGAATTTAACTCGGAAATGAAAAAGTAGAGTCAAGACTCGAGAACCACGGCAAGACTGCCAACAGTTTCTTTAGCAAAGAACTTGAAGACTTAAAGATTACAAAACATTTTATACCTAAAATTTTGACTTCAATCAGCTAGACGCCAACGATTCTTTCTTATTAGACCAAGAAGCCCGACCCCTAAACCCAACAACACTTAACTTCGAGGGTGTTGATTTAACTGTACTGGATCTTCTGCCTTCTGTTTGCCTCTTCTCACTAAAAGATGCTTTTCTCGAGCTGCTTGCATTGGAAGGAGCTTTTCTTGAGTTGCTTGCATTGGAAGGAGCTCTTTTGGAGCTGCTTGCTCTGGAAGGCTTTACCGATTTCGATGACTGAAAAGAtggttttgcagattttgcaggtGCAAATGCTGGCCTGCTCTTGTTTTTCTGATTTGAGACTCTTACCAATTTTCCATTCTGTGGAGTAATTCGCGAGCGGGCAATGTCCCTCTTGACACTATCTACGCTGAGAGATTCTAAGctttcattcttctttattGCTTCCTCAATTCGGTTTGCTAACATAAGGTTCTTCTTAGCAACCAAACTCGTTACTTTCCCTGCATTACAAGAGTTATTTGATTTCAAGATTATTACACTTAAGCATGAAGTGTaaccaaacaaagaaataaaaaattgattgTCACAAACTATGAGAATCAATCCAACAAATATTCCATCACTGAGAGATACAGAAATACAGAAAGTCAACAAATGAACGATAATACTACAAAGATGTGGCCTTTCGGAAAGAGGCGGCACTTGCTTTACACAAGACGTCTGGTTTTTTATTCCTACCCTTTTCCTCTTTGTTGTGTCAAGTAAATGAAAACTAATCTTACAATGGAATACTGTCAATAATTTCtcttttatatttattcaaTATCATGTTAAGATTCCTCATCTGCGGTCGATTCAAAATCTTGTGGATGCCATTAATAGATTCAAGCACAAACAGGACAAAAGACTCACCTAAGTCCGGTACAGATGCGCATTCCTTGTAATTCTAAGaaggaaactaaataaaattgCAAATAGAAATGCATGTATACCTTTTGCACCCATACGAGCGGTTCTTCCTGTACGATGAAGGTAGTCAATCTAAAATGTCAAAGAAGGGGGAAGGTCAGCttccaaagaagaaaaaggaaagatgtAGAAGTCCTAAATACAATAGCACATTATTTAACACTGAAACACAGCAGATATCTGATGCTTACAGAgttcaaaggaaaatcaaacATGATAACATGGTCTACATCCAAGTCCAGTCCCCTTGCAGCCAGGTCTGTGCAGACCAATGTAGGGCAATCTCCATCGTTGCTCTTAAACCTTT is from Malus sylvestris chromosome 5, drMalSylv7.2, whole genome shotgun sequence and encodes:
- the LOC126622047 gene encoding uncharacterized protein LOC126622047 is translated as MARNLLLTHSLPSTFQVALAAITLAFCAMALLMCASHSHSWHRRWIACTEFFDDDPVIQHIQPGNYDASVDSDEQEEDPVWQKNILMGGKCQLPDFSGVIIYDAEGNIVQPDKTPRLTWK